Proteins encoded by one window of Anaerolineales bacterium:
- a CDS encoding thymidine phosphorylase gives MRMVDIIIKKRDQLELSQAEIKFFIEGYTKGEIPDYQASALAMAILLNGMTSRETKDMTLAMAHSGEVLDLSNVVPITVDKHSTGGVGDKTSLVVAPTVAACGLPVGKMSGRGLGFSGGTLDKLESIPGFRSDLSIEQFINQLKAIGIVLIGQSVDLAPADGKLYSLRDVTGTVQSIPLIASSIMSKKIASGARAILLDVKVGIGAFMTDLSEARKLAELMVEIGGMVGRKTVAILSDMNQPLGKAVGNSLEMVEAIETLHGAGPADFKEHCLLVAGYMLALGGLAKNEDLGKSLAEEALMGGKSLIKFREMVQAQGGDIRYVDQPSLFTKARWIEQVKAPQSGYLAEVNARDAGETTVLLGGGREHKGDPIDHAVGLVIEHKVGDWVKEGDVLFTVHANDQVKLDKAVSKMLNAHRWSDEPVDPLPLYYGKIG, from the coding sequence ATGCGCATGGTGGATATCATCATCAAGAAACGCGATCAGCTTGAGCTTTCACAGGCTGAAATTAAATTTTTCATCGAGGGATACACTAAAGGGGAAATTCCCGATTATCAGGCCTCCGCATTGGCCATGGCGATCTTATTGAACGGGATGACATCGCGTGAGACGAAGGATATGACGCTGGCGATGGCTCATTCCGGTGAGGTGCTTGATTTATCGAATGTTGTTCCGATTACAGTCGATAAACACTCGACGGGAGGCGTGGGAGATAAGACCAGCCTGGTGGTTGCCCCAACTGTCGCAGCCTGCGGTTTACCGGTCGGTAAAATGTCCGGTCGGGGATTGGGTTTTAGTGGTGGCACACTCGATAAACTTGAATCGATACCCGGCTTCCGTAGTGATTTGAGCATAGAACAGTTCATTAATCAGCTGAAAGCGATCGGAATCGTGCTCATCGGCCAGAGCGTTGACCTGGCTCCTGCAGATGGGAAGTTGTATTCCCTGAGAGACGTGACCGGGACAGTCCAATCCATCCCACTAATTGCCTCTTCGATCATGAGCAAAAAGATAGCCAGCGGTGCGCGAGCAATATTGCTTGACGTAAAGGTTGGCATAGGGGCATTTATGACGGACTTGAGCGAGGCACGAAAACTAGCTGAGCTGATGGTCGAAATCGGAGGAATGGTTGGTAGGAAAACCGTGGCGATTTTATCGGATATGAACCAGCCATTAGGCAAGGCTGTGGGGAATTCTCTTGAGATGGTCGAGGCTATCGAAACGCTGCATGGAGCAGGTCCTGCCGATTTCAAAGAGCACTGCCTGTTGGTTGCAGGCTATATGCTGGCACTCGGCGGTCTGGCTAAGAATGAAGACCTGGGGAAATCCCTGGCGGAAGAAGCACTCATGGGGGGAAAATCGCTTATTAAATTTCGCGAGATGGTCCAGGCCCAGGGGGGGGATATCCGCTACGTTGACCAACCTAGTTTATTCACGAAAGCCAGGTGGATTGAGCAGGTAAAAGCACCTCAAAGTGGGTACCTTGCGGAAGTGAATGCCCGCGATGCTGGTGAAACTACGGTCCTTTTGGGCGGCGGGCGAGAGCACAAAGGGGATCCGATTGACCATGCGGTGGGGTTGGTTATCGAGCACAAGGTGGGAGATTGGGTAAAAGAAGGAGACGTGTTATTCACCGTCCACGCCAACGACCAGGTGAAGCTGGACAAGGCAGTGAGCAAGATGCTGAATGCCCACCGTTGGAGTGATGAACCTGTTGATCCATTACCTCTGTATTATGGAAAAATCGGGTAA
- a CDS encoding uracil-DNA glycosylase, translating to MELEILNQTIISCRKCPRLVEYRELVAKKKKKAYQNWDYWGKPVPAFGDILGRVLVIGLAPGPHGSNRTGRMFTGDASGVFLFAALHRAGFANQAMSVSREDGLMLRDMLISAACRCVPPDNKPTRVEMDNCRPYLNQEIKLMQNLQGIVALGRIGFDNARRIYREWGHIIPNYKFKHGESYQLGEGLPWLVASYHPSQQNTQTGRLTVEMFDAVWHKAKTLLRSE from the coding sequence ATGGAGCTCGAAATCTTGAATCAAACCATCATCAGCTGCCGAAAGTGCCCGCGCCTGGTGGAATACCGCGAATTAGTGGCAAAAAAGAAGAAAAAAGCCTATCAGAATTGGGATTATTGGGGGAAGCCCGTTCCAGCGTTCGGCGATATCCTTGGGCGGGTCCTGGTGATTGGACTGGCACCCGGCCCGCATGGCTCCAACCGCACGGGTAGGATGTTCACTGGTGATGCTTCCGGGGTGTTTCTTTTTGCTGCTCTTCACCGCGCCGGTTTTGCTAACCAGGCGATGTCGGTGAGCCGCGAGGATGGTTTGATGCTAAGAGATATGCTTATTTCAGCTGCCTGTCGCTGCGTTCCACCCGATAATAAGCCCACCCGAGTTGAAATGGACAACTGCCGTCCCTATCTTAACCAAGAAATCAAGCTGATGCAAAACCTGCAGGGTATAGTGGCACTTGGTCGCATTGGGTTTGATAATGCCCGGAGAATTTATCGTGAATGGGGGCATATCATTCCCAATTATAAATTTAAACATGGAGAATCATATCAGCTGGGAGAAGGATTGCCCTGGCTGGTCGCTTCTTATCACCCCAGCCAACAAAACACCCAAACCGGCAGGCTGACAGTCGAAATGTTCGATGCAGTCTGGCACAAAGCCAAAACTCTGCTCAGGTCGGAGTGA
- a CDS encoding histidine phosphatase family protein, producing the protein MFTLPRTTALYHVTLLRHGESQGNFEGRHQGQADFPLTERGREQARALVNRWKSEKKEFELVISSPLARAQETAEIIAHGLNLPLELDPVWMERNNGLMAGLKPEEVRQRLPQPAFIHPYLAVGQTGESQWQLYLRAGAAVQSLFERPPGKYLVVSHGGLLNMFFYAILGITPQPNFHGPRFRFNNSAFATVSYNPTSHHWYIIGVNDHLHAKTAEE; encoded by the coding sequence ATGTTCACTCTCCCTCGCACAACTGCTCTTTATCATGTGACCCTCCTACGCCATGGTGAGTCACAGGGCAATTTTGAAGGACGCCACCAAGGTCAGGCTGATTTTCCGTTGACGGAGCGCGGCAGAGAACAGGCGAGAGCCTTGGTAAATCGCTGGAAATCTGAAAAGAAGGAATTTGAGCTGGTCATATCCAGCCCGTTGGCTCGTGCTCAGGAGACGGCCGAAATCATCGCTCACGGGTTGAATCTACCATTGGAGCTAGATCCGGTGTGGATGGAGCGTAATAACGGTCTGATGGCAGGTTTAAAACCTGAGGAAGTACGCCAGAGATTGCCTCAACCGGCTTTCATTCATCCATACCTGGCTGTTGGCCAAACGGGTGAGAGCCAGTGGCAGCTGTATTTGCGGGCAGGTGCAGCAGTGCAAAGCCTCTTTGAGCGCCCGCCGGGGAAATACCTGGTAGTCTCCCATGGCGGATTACTAAACATGTTCTTTTATGCGATTCTAGGCATCACACCGCAACCGAATTTCCATGGACCACGTTTTCGATTTAATAATTCCGCCTTTGCCACGGTGAGCTATAACCCCACTTCACATCACTGGTACATCATCGGGGTAAACGATCACCTGCACGCGAAAACTGCCGAGGAATGA
- a CDS encoding 2-dehydropantoate 2-reductase → MLEPRLSWLIFGAGAIGTYIGGSLILQGEKVVFVEQPGTDSLLRDRGLKLHIRGQDYRILHPVVFSNLEAAFAYTTFDIAVFALKSFDTQPTLESIRPFASTFPPVLCLQNGVENEAMLETVLGKTRVIPGTVTSAVRRVDAGDIILERARGVGLSSGHSLSTTIAQILTSSHLIARLYSSPVAMKWSKMLTNLLANASAAILDMTPTEILSHPALYLVEIAQLREAIAVMQALGIRPVDLPGVPVRSFAWAVNQLTPRLSQPIISRMAGKGRGEKMPSFHIDLHSGRGKSEVDYLNGAVVRFGQHNGIPTPINHWLCQTLLDQIQGKIPLEEYSHQPDKYLRTIHLSEEID, encoded by the coding sequence ATCCTGGAACCTCGTTTGAGCTGGTTGATCTTTGGCGCGGGTGCCATAGGCACCTATATCGGAGGCAGTTTGATCCTGCAAGGGGAAAAGGTTGTATTCGTGGAACAACCTGGGACGGACAGCCTCCTGAGAGATCGTGGGCTGAAGCTACATATCCGTGGCCAGGATTACCGCATCCTTCATCCGGTGGTATTCTCGAACCTTGAAGCTGCATTTGCCTATACCACCTTTGATATCGCTGTTTTTGCCTTGAAGTCCTTCGATACCCAACCCACGCTGGAGAGTATACGCCCCTTTGCGTCAACTTTTCCGCCGGTTTTATGCTTGCAGAATGGGGTTGAGAACGAAGCTATGCTTGAGACCGTCCTTGGAAAGACGCGTGTCATCCCGGGGACGGTGACAAGTGCTGTACGCAGGGTCGATGCAGGCGATATTATCCTGGAACGTGCCCGCGGGGTAGGGTTATCCAGCGGGCATTCGCTCTCAACCACGATAGCCCAAATCCTGACCAGTTCACACTTGATTGCCCGCCTGTACTCATCGCCCGTGGCGATGAAATGGTCAAAGATGTTGACCAACTTGCTGGCGAATGCCTCGGCAGCTATCCTGGACATGACCCCCACGGAAATACTTAGCCACCCAGCTCTTTATCTGGTGGAAATTGCCCAGCTACGCGAAGCCATCGCTGTGATGCAGGCTCTGGGGATCAGGCCGGTTGATTTACCTGGTGTGCCAGTGAGGAGTTTCGCCTGGGCTGTTAATCAGCTAACTCCACGCCTGTCCCAACCAATCATCTCACGCATGGCTGGCAAGGGGAGAGGGGAGAAAATGCCTTCCTTCCATATAGACCTGCATTCAGGTCGGGGGAAGAGCGAGGTTGATTATCTAAATGGGGCAGTCGTACGATTTGGGCAACATAACGGCATCCCAACGCCAATCAATCATTGGCTTTGCCAAACCTTACTCGACCAGATCCAGGGAAAAATACCCCTGGAAGAATACTCTCATCAACCTGATAAATATCTACGGACAATCCATCTTTCGGAAGAAATCGATTGA
- a CDS encoding methionyl-tRNA formyltransferase, whose translation MMPRTVFMGSPEFALPALRSLATRYPVVGVVTQPDRPAGRGRQLSPPPVKLLAEELELPVIQPRRLSEPGAYDQLQQWAPELIIVTAFGQILRPAVLELPKYGCINVHGSLLPLWRGAAPIQAAILNGDNLTGITIMRMDSGIDTGPILSQKSLPINRDDNALSLAAKLAELGAELLDETLPRYLSGALTPTAQDENLATYAPMIKKEDGLLNFSFPAIVLDRKVRAYNPWPGAFTYWNNQMLKIHRAHPIVGINGVAGKHTIYQDLPAIFTGEGLLVLEELQLSGRTSQSGKIFLLGVRNWES comes from the coding sequence ATGATGCCACGCACGGTCTTCATGGGCTCACCTGAGTTTGCCTTACCTGCCTTACGCAGCCTGGCAACACGCTACCCTGTGGTAGGAGTGGTCACCCAGCCCGATCGGCCAGCTGGACGTGGACGGCAGTTGTCCCCACCCCCTGTGAAGCTACTAGCTGAGGAGCTAGAATTGCCTGTAATCCAGCCGAGGAGATTAAGTGAGCCAGGAGCCTATGATCAGCTGCAGCAGTGGGCTCCGGAGCTGATCATTGTAACTGCCTTCGGGCAGATCTTGCGACCTGCGGTTTTGGAATTACCTAAATATGGTTGCATCAACGTGCATGGTTCACTGCTGCCTCTTTGGAGAGGCGCCGCACCCATCCAGGCTGCCATCCTGAATGGAGATAACCTGACGGGAATCACCATCATGCGCATGGACTCCGGAATTGATACCGGACCCATATTGAGTCAAAAGTCACTGCCGATTAACCGTGATGATAACGCTTTAAGCCTGGCAGCGAAACTTGCCGAGCTTGGGGCTGAATTGCTGGATGAAACTTTGCCGAGGTATCTATCGGGTGCACTTACACCCACTGCCCAGGATGAGAACCTGGCAACCTATGCTCCCATGATCAAAAAAGAAGATGGTCTGCTCAATTTTTCATTTCCTGCCATCGTGTTGGACCGGAAAGTCAGAGCATACAACCCCTGGCCTGGAGCTTTTACCTATTGGAACAACCAGATGTTGAAAATTCATCGTGCTCATCCCATTGTCGGGATTAATGGTGTGGCTGGGAAACACACTATCTATCAAGATCTGCCAGCAATATTTACTGGTGAGGGTCTTCTGGTGCTGGAGGAGCTTCAACTCTCAGGCAGAACAAGCCAAAGCGGGAAAATATTCCTGCTAGGCGTGAGGAATTGGGAAAGCTAG
- a CDS encoding PIG-L family deacetylase, whose product MAIHAHPDDIEFTCAGTLARWAKLGSHIIYVLCTSGDVGIDEPGMTREKATQIREAESREAARIAGVNDVVFLREPDGLLQPTLELRKKIVREIRRYKPEVILTGDPTIVWSGSDYINHPDHRAAAMAALDATFPAAGQPNLFEDLADEGLSGHKVRKVYAHVWENADVYVNIEDTIDTKVAALRAHKSQLKDWDPEEMIKQWGAEAARGKEMPYAETFKVVALLDDETWQKTKNKT is encoded by the coding sequence ATGGCTATCCATGCCCATCCGGATGACATCGAGTTCACCTGTGCGGGCACCCTTGCACGTTGGGCAAAACTAGGCTCACACATCATATATGTGCTATGCACCAGTGGCGATGTAGGGATCGATGAACCGGGTATGACCCGTGAAAAGGCCACCCAGATACGTGAAGCCGAATCGCGGGAAGCCGCCCGTATCGCGGGAGTTAATGATGTTGTGTTCTTGCGCGAACCAGATGGTCTGTTGCAACCCACCCTTGAGCTAAGGAAAAAAATTGTGCGTGAAATCCGCAGGTATAAACCTGAAGTGATCCTCACCGGTGACCCAACCATCGTTTGGTCAGGCAGTGATTACATCAATCACCCCGATCACCGTGCAGCAGCCATGGCAGCCCTCGACGCCACCTTCCCAGCCGCGGGGCAACCCAACCTGTTCGAAGACCTGGCAGACGAGGGCCTGAGTGGGCATAAGGTACGCAAGGTGTATGCCCATGTGTGGGAAAATGCGGATGTTTATGTAAATATCGAAGATACCATCGATACCAAAGTGGCAGCCTTGCGGGCTCATAAGAGCCAACTGAAGGATTGGGATCCGGAAGAGATGATCAAGCAATGGGGGGCAGAGGCTGCCAGGGGCAAGGAAATGCCATACGCTGAAACCTTCAAAGTCGTTGCCCTGCTCGACGATGAAACCTGGCAAAAAACTAAGAACAAAACGTAA